In Nematostella vectensis chromosome 2, jaNemVect1.1, whole genome shotgun sequence, one genomic interval encodes:
- the LOC116608312 gene encoding clumping factor B, whose protein sequence is MTKVKTWMTMMVTKINLKKLMNPKLLKLSLTKTSRKTQKLSPDADPSPDADPSLDADPSLDADPSLDADPSPVADPSLDVDPSLDADPSPVADPSPDADPSLDADPSPDADPSPVVDPSPDADPSLDADPSPDADPSLDVDPSLDADPSPVADPSPDADPSLDADPSLDADPSLDADPSPVVDPSPDADPSLDADPSPDVDPSLDVDPSLDADPSPVADPSPDADPSPDADPSLDADPSPDADPSPDADPSLDADPSPDVDPSLDADPSLDVDPSLDVDPSSDADPSLDADPSLEPIYRSSSVHLPTPIHLTTPIHLHINVDLARSNFGSPKGKTRIRI, encoded by the exons ATGACGAAGGTGAAAACCTGGATGACTATGATGGTGACGAAAATCAACTTGAAGAAATTGATGAATCCGAAGTTACTGAAAC TGAGCCTAACAAAGACCAGTCGCAAGACGCAAAAACTTTCTCCCGACGCCGATCCATCTCCCGACGCCGATCCATCTCTCGACGCCGATCCATCTCTCGACGCCGATCCATCTCTCGACGCCGATCCATCTCCCGTCGCCGATCCATCGCTCGACGTCGATCCATCTCTCGACGCCGATCCATCTCCCGTCGCCGATCCATCTCCCGACGCCGATCCATCTCTCGACGCCGATCCATCTCCCGACGCCGATCCATCTCCCGTCGTCGATCCATCTCCCGACGCCGATCCATCTCTCGACGCCGATCCATCTCCCGACGCCGATCCATCGCTCGACGTCGATCCATCTCTCGACGCCGATCCATCTCCCGTCGCCGATCCATCTCCCGACGCCGATCCATCTCTCGACGCCGATCCATCTCTCGACGCCGATCCATCTCTCGACGCCGATCCATCTCCCGTCGTCGATCCATCTCCCGACGCCGATCCATCTCTCGACGCCGATCCATCTCCCGACGTCGATCCATCGCTCGACGTCGATCCATCTCTCGACGCCGATCCATCTCCCGTCGCCGATCCATCTCCCGACGCCGATCCATCTCCCGACGCCGATCCATCTCTCGACGCCGATCCATCTCCCGACGCCGATCCATCTCCCGACGCCGATCCATCTCTCGACGCCGATCCATCTCCCGACGTCGATCCATCTCTCGACGCCGATCCATCGCTCGACGTCGATCCATCTCTCGACGTCGATCCATCTTCCGACGCCGATCCATCTCTCGACGCCGATCCATCTCTCGAGCCGATCTATCGCTCGTCGTCGGTCCATCTCCCGACGCCGATACATCTCACGACGCCGATACATCTCCACATCAACGTAGATTTGGCGAGAAGTAATTTTGGCTCCCCAAAGG gCAAAACAAGAATACGAATCTGA
- the LOC5501222 gene encoding heparan sulfate glucosamine 3-O-sulfotransferase 6: MRVLLEHKRFVIFLVFVTLVIVYLGYGISVHRHSFARKLLNFDKTTENSTVSTTGSANGVDIAERRRVLGKYFLRKKPLFLGKKWRQQILPNAIEIGVRKGGTRALLKALTLNPNIFVSAKEIHFFDKEVNYRKGLEWYRRRMPAVPKAADTIVMEKTPAYFVTEKVPARVHEMSPDVKLILVVRDPVKRAVSDYAQLKSKSPKMKPFESYVVNGYGNVNDKENFIRIGRYCEHLDRWLKYFPLSQIHVVSGEKLVKNPAAELHEVEKFLGVKPVISEKDFIFNKTKGFPCFRDVRVSNGNATYNCLGKTKGRPHPNVQKEVLDKLYAYYRNYNARFYKMVGKDFGWPK; the protein is encoded by the coding sequence ATGCGAGTTCTTCTGGAACATAAGAGATTTGTTATCTTTCTCGTGTTTGTTACTCTGGTTATTGTATACCTCGGTTACGGAATTAGCGTCCATCGGCATTCATTCGCCAGGAAACTTCTAAACTTTGATAAAACCACAGAAAACAGTACTGTATCTACTACAGGTAGTGCGAATGGTGTCGACATAGCTGAACGAAGACGCGTTCTTGGGAAGTATTTCTTGAGAAAGAAACCACTATTTCTTGGCAAAAAATGGAGACAACAAATTCTCCCAAACGCAATTGAGATCGGGGTAAGAAAGGGGGGAACAAGGGCTCTTCTTAAGGCATTGACATTAAATCCAAATATCTTCGTGTCCGCGAAAGAGATACACTTTTTTGACAAGGAGGTGAATTATAGGAAAGGCCTTGAGTGGTACCGGAGAAGGATGCCCGCGGTGCCAAAAGCAGCGGACACCATCGTGATGGAGAAAACACCGGCTTACTTTGTAACCGAAAAAGTCCCAGCACGCGTCCATGAAATGTCCCCAGACGTTAAACTCATACTGGTCGTGCGTGATCCCGTAAAAAGAGCTGTCTCCGATTATGCTCAACTTAAGTCGAAATCACCGAAAATGAAACCATTTGAAAGCTACGTGGTGAATGGATATGGAAATGTGAACGACAAAGAAAACTTTATTCGAATTGGTCGCTACTGCGAGCACTTGGATAGATGGCTGAAATATTTCCCATTGAGTCAGATCCATGTGGTGAGCGGAGAGAAACTGGTGAAGAATCCTGCCGCGGAGCTGCACGAGGTGGAGAAATTTCTAGGCGTGAAACCGGTTATCTCAGAAAAAGACTTCATTTTTAATAAGACAAAAGGATTCCCTTGTTTTCGCGACGTACGCGTCTCCAATGGAAACGCGACGTACAACTGTTTAGGGAAAACTAAAGGGAGACCACATCCGAACGTTCAAAAGGAAGTATTAGACAAACTATATGCTTATTACCGAAACTATAACGCACGCTTTTACAAAATGGTTGGAAAGGATTTCGGATGGCCGAAATAA
- the LOC5501221 gene encoding methyltransferase flvH, whose translation MDSPSLKVICNQASFKSLTVVKEVKKGEFLCDLWGVVSPVGMHTVQVDKEKHILPASNLSYTNHSCDPNAEFVFKPRNGITVPKGKELSWYLVARREIKQGEEVTFDYTLTEYDMNDPFECKCGADDCLGTVRGFKYLNNKQQQERLAHISPAIKKIVNN comes from the coding sequence ATGGACTCTCCCTCCCTAAAGGTCATATGTAACCAAGCCTCGTTCAAAAGTTTGACTGTGGTCAAAGAAGTGAAGAAGGGGGAGTTCTTGTGCGACCTGTGGGGGGTGGTGTCGCCAGTGGGTATGCACACGGTGCAAGTTGACAAAGAGAAGCACATCCTTCCCGCCAGCAACCTTAGCTACACCAACCACTCGTGCGACCCAAACGCCGAGTTCGTGTTTAAACCTCGTAATGGGATCACTGTGCCTAAAGGGAAGGAGCTGTCCTGGTACCTAGTAGCGCGGCGTGAAATCAAGCAAGGCGAGGAGGTGACGTTTGACTACACACTCACTGAGTACGACATGAATGATCCGTTCGAGTGCAAGTGCGGAGCAGACGACTGTCTGGGCACGGTGCGCGGATTCAAGTATCTCAACAACAAGCAACAGCAAGAGCGATTGGCCCACATTTCGCCTGCTATTAAAAAGATTGTTAATAATTAG
- the LOC125561042 gene encoding uncharacterized protein LOC125561042, whose product MAARREKGFYRTLNSISSVDLFCDRPLKRIQGKGRLWEVDRLVLERKTTEGKHEYLVLWKGFSPYDATWKPVENMTSECVRLFYSPPMPDGGVLHSNVAVFRAEVEVLLKSRSRLPVTFYFRGDVFRLALSRKRSVP is encoded by the exons ATGGCGGCTAGACGAGAGAAGGGTTTTTATCGTACGCTTAATTCGATCTCTTCCGTTGATCTTTTTTGCGATCGACCTTTGAAACGAATTCAAGGTAAAGGTCGGCTTTGGGAAGTTGATCGGCTTGTCTTAGAGCGCAAGACCACAGAAGGCAAG CATGAATACCTCGTTTTATGGAAGGGCTTCTCTCCCTACGATGCAACATGGAAACCTGTCGAAAACATGACGTCCGAGTGTGTCCG CTTGTTCTACTCCCCACCTATGCCTGATGGAGGTGTCCTTCATTCCAATGTCGCAGTCTTTCGAGCTGAGGTTGAAGTGCTTTTGAAATCTAGGTCAAGGTTACCAGTAACCTTTTATTTCAGGGGAGATGTTTTTAGATTGGCATTATCTCGAAAGAGATCAGTTCCCTGA